The genomic interval CAAGTATCCAGTCCGCATGACTAACCGCTGATAGGCGATGAGTCGTAATAAAGGTCGTCTTTCCTTCACGCTCCAAACGAATATGGTGAAGAATTCGACTTTCCGTCCGTGCATCAACTGCCGAAAGTGAATCATCCAGCAGCAATATTTCGGAATCAACGAGCAATGCCCGTGCAATCGCCAGCCGCTGTTTTTGTCCACCTGAGAGCATAACACCATTTTCCCCGACGACCGTTTCAAGTCCTTCTGGCATTTGTGCAATATCTTCTGTAAAAGAAGCCATTTGAACCGCTCGAGCGATTTCATCCTGTGTTGCGTTCGGCTTGCCTAAAGCAATATTTTCTCGAATGGTCTTGGAGAGAAGCAAATGCTCCTGAGGCACATAGGCAATCCAGCGTCTCATCTGGTCTATCTCAATTTGCTCAACTGGAACTCCCGCTACCATTAAGCGATCCGCTTCAAGCGGATATTGACGCAGCAGCTGCTTAAGTAGCGTACTCTTCCCACTCCCCGTTTTCCCTACGATTCCAAGTGTCTGGCCTCGTTCAAGCTGAAAGGATACATTGTTCAAGCTAGGCTGGCTAGCCGTAGGATAAGTAAAGGTGAGCTGTTTCATCTCAATGCGCGTAGGCACCTTAATGGCAACAGGCTTATCTGAATCTTGAAGATCCGGCTTTTGCGTTAACGCCGAGTCCAATCGGTCAGCAGAAGCACTGCCGCGCTGCAGCACATTAATAAACTCACCAAACGAAATCATTGGCCAAATGAGCATGCCCAAATAGATATTAAATGAAATGAGCTGGCCAAGTGAAATCTCATCTTGGAATACGAGATATGAGCCATAACCTATTCCAATAGAATAACTGACACCTACAATTAACGAGATAATTGGCTGAAACATCGCATTTAGAATCGAAACCCGTTTATTTTTGTTCATAACTTCTGAGGTCACATGATCGAATGCAACAAGGTCATTGTTTTCCTGCACGTACGAACGAATAACGCGTATGCCCGATATCGATTCCAGCGCATGTTCATTCATTTTCCCAAAGGAAGCCTGCGCGTCCAGAAAGCGGGTTCTTACTTTTTTGCCCAGCTTGCTAATTACGACTGCCAGTAATGGAAGCGGAATAAGTGCCGCGATCATTAATTTATAGCTGACTAATGAAATCATCATAATAATGACTACCGATGCTCCTACCAGCGTATTGACGAGCGTCATTACACCATATCCAGCTGTCTGGCCAATTGCGAGTACATCATTTGTCGCGAGCGCCATCAGCTGTCCCGTGCTGTTGCGCTGAAAGAAAGCAGGCGTCATCCTTGTTAAATTTGCGAGCAGCTTCCCTCTCAGCACCTTCTCGATAAGCGCCGAATTGCCAAACAGCGTCGTAATCCATATATAGACCATGACGTAAAGAAATAACGCAAGCAGCACTAGTGTCAACACCGTCTGCGTTAAACCACCTGAGGTCAGCTGGCCATCGCGGATGTTATCAACCGTTCGTCCAATTAGATTAGGCGGTATTGTGGAGAGCAGGCTAACTAACGCCATAATGCCTATGGCAAGCGCGTAGCTGCCCCATCTATCCTTAAAAAACCATCGCAACCGTTTTACAAAAGACATGAGATCCCCCTTTTCCGCTAATTCAACGACCTTTTCTCCCTAACATTTGAGACTCGAAATGGCAATCGAAGAAATAGCAGCTCCATAATGAATAACAATATTCCAAAAGCGATTAACAGCATGACCCAGCTATCTTCTACATTCAACAAGAACGGATATATTATAACCATTAAAATGTTGAACACCAAATAAGTATTTCTGCGGCTAATGGCAGAATCCAACAACTGAACAGCCCCATCCGGTTTCAGCATTTCAATAAGTCCATTAAAAATCCAATACGCCATTAAAATATGAAGAATAAACAGCAGTTGCGAGTAAAAATGGACGGCCAGCGGTATAGACGAAAATTCCGTAATCGTTACATTTGTTTGGATAAACAGAACTGGAATAGTAAGAATGATCAAAACAATAGAAATGTACTTCGCTTTTTTATATGCCGGGTGTATGGAACCCAGATGCTGCAGGGCTGACAAAACCATCAAGTAACCTATAATGTCAGGCAGCAAATCAAAGTATCCAATCCTTATATCTATCATTGCAATAACAAGGCCCCAGCCAAGTCTCCTTAGCTCGCGTCTGAAAGGGATGCTCAATGCATTTCACCTCCCGAACGGACTAAACGCTTCAGCTGCCGCTCACTAAAATTAAGGTTATGATTAATCGGAATATCCTCAATCATTTCCCGTCCATCTTCCAGCTTGAAGTGAAGAAAGATTTTGGACTTAAACATCGTGAAGGCTTCGGGCTCATTATCCGGAATAGACCATTGATATGTAGATGCCAAAGAGTCATTTTGCGACAGCTTCATAGGAAATTCAACCGACGAGAGTGGCTTCCCAGATAGATCAAGCTTGAACCATGGCTTCACTTTATCGCTGAACGTATATTCAACCTTCTCCAAAACAGCCGCTTTCCTTACATAAACCTTATAGCTTCCAGAGCCATTTGAGGATGAGCTTCCCGAAGCAAAGTCCAGTATGCTTTCTCGTTTATTCCACAAGACATTAATCTCACCAATCGGAACTTTTCTAGACTGCCCTTTCTCGTAATACACCTTAATCTCTCTTATTGTGAACGGTATTTTCCTCTCCTCATTGATAAGATCTGGAATCAATTGTCCAGATGCTCGCATCTCAGATTGATGAGTATGTATGTTG from Paenibacillus sp. FSL K6-3182 carries:
- a CDS encoding ABC transporter transmembrane domain-containing protein, whose protein sequence is MSFVKRLRWFFKDRWGSYALAIGIMALVSLLSTIPPNLIGRTVDNIRDGQLTSGGLTQTVLTLVLLALFLYVMVYIWITTLFGNSALIEKVLRGKLLANLTRMTPAFFQRNSTGQLMALATNDVLAIGQTAGYGVMTLVNTLVGASVVIIMMISLVSYKLMIAALIPLPLLAVVISKLGKKVRTRFLDAQASFGKMNEHALESISGIRVIRSYVQENNDLVAFDHVTSEVMNKNKRVSILNAMFQPIISLIVGVSYSIGIGYGSYLVFQDEISLGQLISFNIYLGMLIWPMISFGEFINVLQRGSASADRLDSALTQKPDLQDSDKPVAIKVPTRIEMKQLTFTYPTASQPSLNNVSFQLERGQTLGIVGKTGSGKSTLLKQLLRQYPLEADRLMVAGVPVEQIEIDQMRRWIAYVPQEHLLLSKTIRENIALGKPNATQDEIARAVQMASFTEDIAQMPEGLETVVGENGVMLSGGQKQRLAIARALLVDSEILLLDDSLSAVDARTESRILHHIRLEREGKTTFITTHRLSAVSHADWILVLNEGRIIEEGTHEELMLFGGWYKEQWERQQMEASLEE